In Setaria italica strain Yugu1 chromosome I, Setaria_italica_v2.0, whole genome shotgun sequence, the genomic window cgtcacatcaaacttgcgatacatgcatggagtactaaatgtagataaaattaaaaactaattgcacagttttgttgtactttgcgagacgaatcttttgagcctaattagtcaatatttggacaataattcacaaatacaaacgaaacgctacagtgtgctacagtgctacagcagtaattttggacacccaaattcagggcaactaaacaaggccctagtggaagtagtgttgtagcAGTATTTTAAGGCCATGTTTGTGCCTGAGTTCCCTTTTGTAAGGCAAGGGGTCATTGGTTTGGAATCTTGCTACTGACATGGACGTCAACTAGCGAGGGGCCATCTCTCTATTGGCTGATTCATCTTTCTTTTGTTCGATTAATGACAAGCCAAATTATTGATGCTAGTGGGTTGAGGAAGTTTAATTTTAGATCTGTCGCTGTGTGAGACTGCCATCAGATGCCTTGAAGCGGCTCTGCAGGGCAGCACTTGGATGGATCGCACAAGCCTTCGAAAAATACAAGAACATCCAACCATAGATCACCCAACCACTTGATGGAGTACTTGTTTAATTCCCTTGCCCTCTCTAGCGTATCGTGTAGGGTATGGCGTGGGAGACGGGAATGGCTCCGAGAGTATGCACATCATCTCGATCACTCCATGTCAGGGTGGGGACATGGTCAAAGCTGTAGGAGTATAGATTGCTCGTCACCTCATCAATCACCAGCCAGCCGCTGCCCACTGGGTCGTAGGAATCTTGTGTGCGCGACAGCTCCAGGGTGCATTGCATTTCATTTGTACCTTTGCCAGTCTGCGGCACGATCACATGCGCAAGTAAATATCACCATACGTACACGGCTACATGCCTACATCTCCGTTTTTCAACAAAGTCTGCTGTCTCAATAGCTGACACGTAGGGGGACATTGACTAGGTCGTTGAATTTCTTCGCATCAGCATCACCAACTCGTCAACCCACGACGCGATGTATAGCAAAAGATGACGACGGTCGACGGACGTTTGTGAAAAGGCAGCAGGATTTCGAGTTTCGCAAGATTCGGAGCTAATTGTATAATAATTCGTGCGGCAGGTGAACCACAGCAACCTGGTGAAGCTGGAGGGCTTCTGCATCAACTCGTCGACGGGCGACTGCTACCTGGTGTACGAGTACGTGGAGAACGGCTCGCTGGACCTGTGGCTCCTTGACCGCGACCGCGCGCGGCGCCTGGACTGGCGCGCGCGCCTCCACATCGCGTTGGACCTCGCCCAAGGCCTGCAGTACATCCACGAGCACACCTGGCCTCGCGTGGTGCACAAGGACATCAAGAGCAGCAACGTCCTACTGGACGCCCGCATGCGCGCCAAGATCGCCAACTTCGGTCTCGCCAAGACGGGCCACAACGCCGTCACCACCCACATCGTCGGCACCCAGGGGTACATCGCGCCTGAGTACCTCGCCGACGGCCTCGTCACCACCAAGATGGACGTGTTCGCCTACGGGGTCGTCCTGCTCGAGCTCGTGTCCGGGCGCGAGGCCGCCGACGAGGGCGGCGAGCCGCTGTGGGCGGACGCGGAGGACAGGGTGTTCCGGGGACGGGACGAGAGGCTGGAGGCCCGCGTGGCGGCGTGGATGGACCCGGCGCTCAAGGAGCAGACGTGCCCGCCGGGGAGCGTCGCGAGCGTGGTCAGCGTGGCCAGGGCGTGCCTGCACAAGGACCCGTCCAAGCGGCCCAGCATGGTGGACGTGGCTTACACGCTGTCCAAGGCGGACGAGCACTTCGCCGACTACTCCGGCGAGAGTGTGTCCGTTGACGGTAGCGGCGAAATCGCTGCCCGGTGAACCATCCTTTGGTTTGGTTAGTACTCGGTAGTAATACTTTTTAGCCATCAGTTCGCGTTGTAAATGTTAAGGTCTAGCGAGCGGACGGTGAGTGAGCAGTGAGTAATAACGCCGGCACTATGACGGCCGCGATCAATCGGCTTGAGGTGTACCCTTGTTAAAGCTGTGTAATTACGCAGATGAGGATCAATCGTAGCAAATAAAGTTACGACTAGCAGCAATTTGTGGCTTTGGTTTATGTATGGTATCAGATGTTTGCAAACATCGTTCATAGGCCCTCTAGCCCAGTTCATTTTCAAGGAGCTATCAGATCGGACAACCCAACTAACTAGTCCAGCAATGTGCGCGGCCCGTTAACAAAGGACAATGGCCGGCAAtgttttcgtttttttttttaacgaacgggAGAGCTGCCGACCGCCGATTATATTAATAATGAAGACGAAGTTTAGGCTGGACGAAAACATTAAAAAGGGAAAACAAACCCTGACAGATTGGATTGAATCCTCAACGTATGCTGCACCATACCCTCATAGCAACATAACTCTACAACACAttggccggttggattgggatatcaacCATCGCTGAACTGCACTTCTCTCAACACCTCGGCGACAGAACCGAAGCCTTACCGCAACCCGTACCACCGTACACACGGTCAAGAAGTCGCCGAAAACTCCCAGCGTAACCTAGCGTCAACGTTGAACCGAGAAGTAGGCTACACCACACCGAGAAGGCCATCGCCATGCAGGACCTTCCGCCGTCGTGCCGCTATAACATCACTCTCCACCTGATAGGGTGATAGCACCGAATCCGAACCTCTCGCAGCCTACCTCGTAGTCGTCGCCGCGATAACACAACGTGCGGgagcctcgccacatccgccgttAGACTCTGCCTCTCTCGTCGCCTTGAAGATACACCGtacgcgggggcctcgccacatcacggatccgtttcttttgttgCTGTCAGAGTGTTGAGCGATATTGCCTCACTCCCCAAGATCTCCATTGATCAGCCAAGCCGCCGCAGTGTGTCGACCTCTCCTCGTTGCTTACCCTCGTACGTAGCCTTCTCCACCGTGTCAGCAGGCtagagaagtcgcttgcgccaTCTTCCGACGATGTACTGCACCGGATAGCCCAGCTaagctgagcaacccgccgcagtccgctgcaagcctagtcgtcccACGTTGCCATTACCGTAAGCGCTgtcctccgacgcagtcccacaCCGCACTTATCGCTACCAAGCAACGTCAgccgccgcggtccgctgcaagcagccaaatctGACAACCATGCAACAACTCCTAGCCACCACCATAACTTCGATCGCCTACACATGGGCTCAGCAACACCCATTCAGCTCACCACGCAGTGGATTTGCCACCCTCGGCAATGACCTCCCATGACAATGGTTCAGCAATGCCACGAACCaagttgggtctctagagacgatgCCTCCAAGAAGTGCACAACACCAATAGTGCCGCCATCGCTCATCCAGGATCTGGATAGAattttcacccagagaaccccgtGCAGCAGGGTCGTAATTCCAACATGACGCCCCCAACATGGAAGACGACGTCCTAGGACACCGTCGTCATGTCCACTAGCACGAAGGCCGGTGATGGCTTTCGCCCGGAGCAATACAACCCCTCACTGCACGTACATGGTTCGGCACTCCTGGACCACTACAATGGCAACCCAGCCGAAGCGACGTCGCCGCTGCGCCTCCACTCGCCATGCCaccgtacctccacctccgttTCTGTCGCCGGCCTCCATCGCTACCCACGCGCAGCGCCCTCCACCGCCAGCACCTCCCTGCCGATGCTGCGCGTCCGCTTGCCGTGCTCCTCCTGGCCGCCGCAATCCTCCTAGCCACCACAAGCTTTCCCGGCCGCGCGCTCCTCCTAGCGACGGCGCGCCTCCCGGCGTCTCGCGACTTGCCACCGGGCATCACTTGCGGCAGCTTCTCGCTCCCCATCACCTCCGCGACGTCTGCGCTAGAAGGATGGCTCGACACATCACGCATCACCACCATGGTGCCACGAGCATACCCTGCACCCTCCGGCCCCACCACCATGGCGGCGCCGCAAAGCTGCATCtgcgtcgccgacgaggacaTGAGAAGGGTAGCGCTGAGGTGCTATCAGGCACCATTTAGACGACCTTGCCTCCACTCACACCACCAGCTGTCCTGGCgcctctccgtcgccgccggcttctGTCGTGACCGTACGGGCCGCGCACACCATCCTCTCCGCATGCTACACGCCGCTTCCTTCCTGCCGCGGGCGCCTCTGTGCCCTGCCTCTGCGCCTCTCGTCGCCAGCGCCGCAGCACGCTGGCCTCCGCACTGAACCTCGCATTGTCGAGCCAGACGGTGAGCGTGCATCACGCCGCGGCATCCCGCCTTGCCGCCAGCGCACGTCTCCGTGGCGCACTCCTTCGCCCAGACCGCCGCCATCCCACGACTCTTGCAGCCAgatcgccgccgcccctcgcagCCAGACCGCTAGCGCACGTTGCCACCATCGCTCGCCCAGACCGCTACCGCCCCTCGCAGACGGACCGCCAgcgcacctcgccgccgccgctcacccaAACCGCTACCGCCCCTCGCAGGCGGAGCGCCGGTGCACCTCGGCGCTGCCGCTCGACGGATCCGGGGGCGGGAAGGTCGGATCCTGGCTCCGGCCGTCCCTGTCACGCTGCCCGGTCGAAGCTCGTTCCGCTCCCGACTCGGCGTAGAGCCCCAAATGACgggtgccccgccgccgccgtcctcggtaGCTGGTCGGACTTCCGGTGGcctcctccggcgacggcgaggtgggaggagaggcgggggggggggagggggggcgtgTCACTCTCCGGGGGAGCGACCCCCTGACAAAATGCCCTCCACCTAGGTACCTCACCACAGAAATTGACctctatgttttctttttcttgtcaCATGTTCGTGTTACTAGTAATTTACTAATTTGCTTTTAATGTTTTTCATATTCGTTTATTGCATTCAACATTTTAAACAGCTTGATACAACATTTCTTTAAACTAAAGCCAATACTTTGGATATTAGctttagttttctttttcataatgtcgattcaacattttgaaaggCTTGATTCGATATTATTCAACACCTAATTCAACATTCCAAATATACTTAGTTTAACATTATGTCCGCTCAAGCATTTGAGACCTCATTCGAGGGCACTTGGAATCAGTGGGGCAATGTAAGGAGCCAATGTGCGACGCGGAGAAAAAATAGAATACCTGACGAGTACTATTGCTtcatccgttccaaaatgtacgTCGTATTGACTTTTCTATgtacataaattttgctatgcacttaaatatagaattttatttaggtgcatagtaaaatttatgtatttagaaaagctaaaatgaactaTTTTTTAAAACGGGGGAGTAATTCAGAACCAACACAACACGACATCCATGCAAAATGGAAGTAGAAATACGTCAACGCGAGCAAGGTTAATTGAGCCCACACGTAAAAGTTTAGTAAATAAAGCACCAGCAGCTGAGAGCGAGCtaaccaacctcgccggtgaaCCAGTTATGTGCTCCACTAGTACTGTCACGTACGCGTCAGTACCACACAGGTAGAGAATCTGTGTGCTCATGCTCACAACGGGCCTGCAGCATGCATGGCCCTCCTGGCTCTTCTCTGCACGCATGCGCTCTCTCGTTCGCTGTCCCgtagacacaacacacaaggctggaagcctggaaccgtgccggccggcggccgcacaAAGTCAGCGTCCAGAACCGAACACGTAACGCGTGCAACGGAGGATATGCCCCCAGGCCCCAGCTAACTATCGGGTGCTTATCATGAGCCCTTGATCGACCGGTTGTCATGACCGGCGGCCCCCTAGATCAGACACGTTTATTCAAATTCACCCAATATGGCAAACGAGACTAGGCTGTTAATATGTTATACTCTGCAGGTCAACGCTGTTCTTGCCGAGACATCACGCATTCGTGCCCCGGCGCTGCATCGCCCCCGCGCAATTTTAAATTCCGCAAGATTTTGAACAGTCAAATGTCCATGCCCACCACATTCATTCCTGCAGTAGGTTAACAAAGGACCAAGGCGGTGACCTTCTTTGAGGAGGAAACGGAAGGAGCCCTGTTCCTGTTGGTTATGCAGGGCTGCGGCTTTTAAAAGAACCGGAGGGTCAAAAGCGCAGATATAAAACGTTCGCCTGGCCTAATCGCTGGCACACATCGCATATGCATTTTGCTGCCTTGATCGCTCACGCAGTCAGGCTGTATTCGGTCACGGTCTCACGGAGGAAAACGTGTCAGCCAGCGCGCGGATTCCGCGTTTTCCACGTTCACGCTCACCCCGGCGCACGACCGACCACCGTGTTTCGGAACCTCGCCGCGAGACCGGGGATGAGAGGCATTCCGTTCCGTGCGCACGAGCGCAACCCACCAAAATACAGATGCCGTTCCTGCGTAGCGTCACGCTGCAGCGCGAGGGTTGACCGGTTGAGGGTGATCATCAGATCGAGATAAGAGAGGAAATCCGGCGAGCTGGTCACGTCTGAGCACACCGGAGGACTATAACATGGTTGATGAAAGAGAATTTCGCAGTTCCGACAAAGGACTGAGGGGACTTGTCACCGAAAGCACCCACACCCTGCGCCAACGTGGCTGGGTAGCATTTGATCGTGGGAAGCAAAGCAGGCGACCGGGCCCCCATGCAACGCATATTTGCCACCGGTTTTTAAAGCCTGAACCAACAGCAGACTACACAAACTGAAAGCGTGCTCCTGCGTTTACAAGGAAACAAAAGATATCCAATCTTCAGAAGTACGCTGCCTAAACTATAGGATCAAAGTTAGGTAGGTGAAAGCGCTGGAACGGGGCGAGGTTATTGCCAGGTGCTGCTGCCGGGCGCGCTACAGGCGCGAGAAATACAACACCAACAAGGAGCCACGGGCCACGGCAAGCATGAGCTGATGAACAGAGGACGTCAATGAACAGGAGTACCAACGACGAATGATGTAATCAGATAGTACTCTCCAACATTCAACAAGCGGTGGCAATAAAGAATTTCGAGGGATTACAGCTAGGCATCTTCGGATGGCTCGTCCAGATTCCTAATGGATTTGGTGACGGCAACAATTTTGTGCCCCGGGAGCCGATGAGCTCATCGCACCAGGCAGGAAAAGGCTAACGCCAGGCGGATGCGACGGTGACCACGCGCCCCATCCACCCGACCCCGAGCCGGCCGCTGTCCAGCTTCACGTCGAACCCCGGGCGTGCGTGGCCGAGCCGTGCCTTGACGCGGTCGGCGATGCCCTGCCCGATCGCCACTGGCCGGAGCCCCGCCATGCCGAACCGGGCACGCCACTTGCCGAACACCTCGCACCGCTCCATCCGGTCGGGCCCCTCCCGCGCCAGCGCGTTGGTCGCCTTGTTGGCCAGAGCCTCCTCCGCTCGGGCCCTCTGCGGGCTGTCGCGGGCCAGCGTCGCGTCCAGGGACTCCAGCACCGCGCCGTAGTGCGCGCACGCGTCGGCGAACCGCGCCGCCAGCGGCGCCGTGTTCGTGTTCAGCTCCTGCTCCACCAGCGCCACGACACGCGGGCCCAGCGCGCGCACGCGGCGGAGGAGCTCGTCGCGCGGGTTCGCCGGGGACACGCTCTCGTCGGCGACGCGCGAGAGCGCGAAAGCGAGGTTCACGGCCAGCGCCTCCCCCGGCTCGCACCCGAGCCtcgacgcgtcgatctcgccGGCCCGGCAGCTGACCGCGTTGAACCTGAACTCCAGCCCGGCTTGCTGGGCGTGCCTCTTGAGCCGCTGGCCGGTGGCCGCGAGCGCCTGCGTCAGAGCCGGCGTGAACGGCGACGCGGGGTCCGCGACGGCGGTGACCTTGAGGCAGGTGCCCGCCAcgcggcggctggcgagggCTTGGATGAGGGCGATGTGCTGCGCGACGCTGACGTCGAAGTCGATCAGGTGGATGGCGCGCTGCCCGGCCACGGCGTCGAGGATGGCGAGGTTGGCGCCGTGGAGGGCGAGGCCGAAGCAGGGGGAGACGTCGTGCAGGagctggcacgccgcacgctGCTCGGGGCCGCATAGCTCTGCGAGTTGTTGAGACGAGGGCGGGCCGATGCGGGAGGACAGGGCAGCCGCCATCATGGCCACCAGCCTCTGTTCCGCGTCGCCGCGCGGGTTCACGGTCGTCTTCAGGGCCGCGAGGTGAGCAGCGGCCGCGGTGCGGTTGCCgtcggcgacggccgcggcggtcTCGGACAGCAGCTGCCGCGACGAGGCTGCCGAGGTCGGCGGTGAGCTGGACGCTGTCGATGAAGCCGTGGACGACGAGGCAGAGTTCGTCGGCGACCTTGTTATGGGCACGGTGTTGTTGTAGTTGTTCGTCGCGCTCGCCATGGGAAGAGAAGGCAACGACGCCGCGGTGATGGAGTTGAGCTCCTGCATCGTGTCCCCCCACGCGGAGCTGGTGACCGTGGAGCCGCACGCGCTCCCCGCGGCCTCTgcatcgccgtcgtcgtcatcaCCCAGCAGCTTCTTCTCCAGCTCATGCAGCAACACCATCTCCCTCGCCGTCGCGGGCCTCGCAGCCGGTCCCCTGGCCACCACCGCTTGAGCAGCCTGcggaggcgcgggcggcgcaGCCGCCATCTGCCGCCGCAATAGCTGCTGCATCGGCGGTTGCGGCTGCGGTGTCGCCATGTGGGACCCGGTGGTGAGCGACGAGAGCGTCGACGACGGCTGCGGCGAGAGCCCGGCGAAGCCAGCCGAAGGCGGCCCGGAGAAACCCGAGCTCCGCGAGGCGGCCCTCGCCAGCACGGCCCCGATGTCGATCGGCGGGTGCGCGGCCTGAGCCTGTGCCGTGACGCGCTGCCTCACCGCGCGCAGGTACAGTGCCTGCTGCCaccgctccacctcgcccagGCTCCTCTTCAGCACCCCGCCGGTCGCCACGGCCGCAGCGTCCtgccgcggcggctgctgcggttGCCGCCTCACCCCCGGCGCCCGCGCGACCGATCCGCCGCCGTAACCGTAGCCGTACCCCCGGCGAGGGTCGCACCACGGCGCGCCCGCGGGCTCCATGCCGCCGACCGACGAAGCCCAGAGCAAAGCAAGAGCAGCAGAGACACCCCGCACGCGAGCAGGCAGGCCCAGCgggagagagatgagagaatgacAGAGGGATGGGACGAATCTACCGTGCAGGCGGAGGTGGAGAAAACAAGGAATCCCGTAGCGAGGAACCGGCTGCGCCCATTCAATTCCTTGCTCCGCTAATAAAGCGCCAGCCTTTTCCGCAGCCCGCCCTGACGTTAATATGCCTCTTCTACCGGACCTCCCCCGGTGCGAACAAGCGCGTACGTACtcttttgctttgcttgggatCCGACGCCAACGCCAGTGCGGCAGCGATGACGCTGAcggcgtggccgtggccgcgTGGGGCTGCGCCTGCGGTTGGGGGAATTGACCAATCGGTGGGTGCGGGGCTTTACCTGGCTGGGACGTGGAGGATCAGCGGAACGCGGCGTGGTTTGgttttcttatttttagcacatgtcccatcgaatatttagatactaattagaagtattaaatatagactatttataaaactcattacataagtgaaggctaaacggcgagacgaatctaagcctaattagtccatgatttgacaatgtgttgctacagtaaatatttgctaatgatggattaattaggcttaattaggcttaatagattcatctcaccgtttagcctccacttatgcaatgggttttgtaaatagtctacatttaatactcctaattagtatctaaatattcgatgtgacacatgctaaaaataagcaaaagtaaccgAACGCCCCCACAATCCTCGTCGGCTTGTCGCAGTCGCCAGTGGCAGGATCCGGTCCGAGTCCGGAGCAAGGTTTTGGTGCGAAAATATGCGAGGGCTGCCGTATGCACGGTATGACCGGATGGGGTGTCGTGTGGTGAGGCTGTCGGATGCAGCTTATCAGCAGCGTATGTAAGTAGTGACGAGGAGCGGAGCAGGCAGGTGAAGTGGACTCGTGGAGATGACGGGGGGCCGTGGTGTGAAGGGATGGGAAAACGGGGAGGGCGAGGGAGACATCGCGTCAAGCCATGCTCCTCGTCCGGACGCCACCGTCTCCACGGGCGGGGCGCCCACGGCGACGCCTGCCGGTGCACCGGACGCGACGCCACCGACTAAGATTGGGGAGTTCCACAGTAATCACCTTCGCTACCTTCTTTTAAACGGATCACTTTCGCTGCTAGTACGTTCATTGGTACAGACTACAGACGACGAGACCTCAGAACCATGTGACGACCGCTGACAAGTGGACAAAAGGACAATGGCACGCTTATCTGATTATACTGTAGGAGTACGAGATTGAGGGAGGTGGTAAGAGGATAACAAAGTCAATGGAACATAGTATTCTTTTGAGGGGAGGCGGCAGTctcaactttttttattttttagtctTCTTTGAAAAATTCTCACAAGTACGTCCCTGGCTGAACCATTTCAAAATATGGATCTTAGCTTGGCGTCATCCatgc contains:
- the LOC101761523 gene encoding scarecrow-like protein 8, with the protein product MEPAGAPWCDPRRGYGYGYGGGSVARAPGVRRQPQQPPRQDAAAVATGGVLKRSLGEVERWQQALYLRAVRQRVTAQAQAAHPPIDIGAVLARAASRSSGFSGPPSAGFAGLSPQPSSTLSSLTTGSHMATPQPQPPMQQLLRRQMAAAPPAPPQAAQAVVARGPAARPATAREMVLLHELEKKLLGDDDDGDAEAAGSACGSTVTSSAWGDTMQELNSITAASLPSLPMASATNNYNNTVPITRSPTNSASSSTASSTASSSPPTSAASSRQLLSETAAAVADGNRTAAAAHLAALKTTVNPRGDAEQRLVAMMAAALSSRIGPPSSQQLAELCGPEQRAACQLLHDVSPCFGLALHGANLAILDAVAGQRAIHLIDFDVSVAQHIALIQALASRRVAGTCLKVTAVADPASPFTPALTQALAATGQRLKRHAQQAGLEFRFNAVSCRAGEIDASRLGCEPGEALAVNLAFALSRVADESVSPANPRDELLRRVRALGPRVVALVEQELNTNTAPLAARFADACAHYGAVLESLDATLARDSPQRARAEEALANKATNALAREGPDRMERCEVFGKWRARFGMAGLRPVAIGQGIADRVKARLGHARPGFDVKLDSGRLGVGWMGRVVTVASAWR